The following proteins come from a genomic window of Panicum hallii strain FIL2 chromosome 8, PHallii_v3.1, whole genome shotgun sequence:
- the LOC112902608 gene encoding uncharacterized protein LOC112902608 produces MENYSLEDIKELWNDWEIQSLILVSFGLQVFLFLAADVRRHCVSLIPSRLLWLAYMTADSVAVFALGHLAVGASAPRHQLLLFWAPFVLLHLGGQDTITAFAIQDNELWRRHLLVLVNQAAVASYVVSRSSWPDRRLLAATVLMFLCGLFKYGERTWCLFSARPEGIRKHSLDSLETYAAMAGEDRTIVSREAKTPEEELEKRIKKMLDAHGRRPPALEAETTLVSDALANDLNTIAGADALPDLLQGLRSNPHRIGAYHYVAALLSNCYDSLYTKGGLRGFWIEGLRECLAYNGTQDKIFFLLFLSALLFPSLSMSATLVLFVHTDKHQLYSRVDVVVSYVLLVGAIVLEVASLAVSILSHSESGADKCIHHLPGRRKQWSKALAQYNLMEVCNIEAHARTSSVPMWIRKLWVKLLGDKTVTHIKITEDLMMLVLDKLLEFGSHKKDWSFASSRGQSALAEIFSTATATAMHESIHDVDFPTSVLTWHIATDICYLLDDQAEDDDDSDPVNKGKARKLSNYIMYLIFECRVMLTTNSKLVHKATMEDMEKALGDKVLPSNEAIKMVHDEANKGQHHPANNSASSGGHQPVTQLQLLKNNIEALRSRVPCACAVADELAAIPGGRRARWGLISAVWLEMLYYIAPRCGGDFHADHLRTGGEFVTHVLVLMHQLGPFLPPPGA; encoded by the exons ATGGAAAACTATAG CTTGGAGGATATCAAGGAGCTCTGGAATGATTGGGAGATCCAATCCCTGATACTCGTAAGCTTCGGCCTTCAAGTCTTCCTCTTCTTGGCAGCCGACGTGCGGCGGCACTGCGTATCGCTCATCCCTAGCCGGCTCCTATGGCTGGCCTACATGACGGCCGACTCGGTCGCCGTCTTCGCCCTCggccacctcgccgtcggcgcGAGCGCGCCGCGCCACCAGCTCCTCCTCTTCTGGGCGCCCTTCGTGCTCCTCCACCTGGGTGGCCAGGACACCATCACAGCCTTCGCCATACAGGACAACGAGCTGTGGCGGCGCCACCTGCTGGTGCTGGTCAACCAGGCGGCGGTCGCCAGCTACGTCGTCTCCAGGTCGTCCTGGCCGGACCGGCGGCTCCTGGCCGCCACGGTGCTCATGTTCCTCTGTGGCCTCTTCAAGTACGGCGAGCGCACCTGGTGCCTCTTCTCGGCGAGGCCGGAGGGCATTCGAAAGCACTCCTTGGATTCACTGGAAACCTACGCCGCCATGGCAGGCGAAGATCGAACTATAGTGAGTCGTGAGGCCAAGACCCCCGAGGAAGAACTGGAAAAAAGAATCAAGAAGATGCTTGACGCCCATGGGAGGCGACCTCCGGCTCTAGAGGCAGAGACGACATTGGTATCGGATGCTCTGGCCAATGATCTGAACACCATTGCAGGTGCTGATGCTCTACCAGACCTGCTCCAAGGTCTCAGGTCCAACCCACACCGCATCGGGGCCTACCACTACGTCGCAGCACTTCTTTCCAATTGCTACGACAGCCTCTACACTAAGGGTGGGCTTCGAGGCTTCTGGATCGAGGGCCTCAGAGAATGCCTGGCGTACAACGGCACCCAAGACAAaatcttttttcttcttttcctgTCGGCCTTGCTCTTCCCGTCTCTTTCGATGTCGGCGACGCTGGTGCTCTTCGTGCACACCGACAAGCACCAACTCTACAGCAGGGTTGATGTCGTCGTCTCCTACGTTTTGCTCGTAGGGGCAATCGTCCTGGAGGTCGCGTCTCTAGCCGTGTCCATTCTTTCACACTCTGAATCTGGTGCAGACAAGTGCATCCATCACCTTCCAGGGCGTAGGAAGCAGTGGTCTAAGGCTCTGGCCCAGTACAACCTGATGGAAGTATGCAATATAGAAGCTCATGCAAGAACGTCGTCTGTGCCAATGTGGATCCGCAAGCTCTGGGTCAAGCTCCTCGGCGACAAGACAGTGACACACATCAAAATCACTGAAGATCTCATGATGCTTGTCCTCGACAAGCTGCTGGAATTCGGAAGCCACAAAAAAGATTGGTCCTTTGCCAGCTCCCGTGGCCAGTCAGCTCTGGCAGAAATCTTTTCAACTGCAACTGCAACTGCGATGCATGAGAGCATCCACGACGTGGATTTCCCAACAAGCGTCCTGACCTGGCACATTGCAACAGACATCTGCTACCTACTCGACGACCAAgctgaagatgatgatgattcTGATCCAGTGAACAAGGGGAAGGCCAGGAAGCTCTCAAACTACATCATGTACCTCATCTTTGAGTGCAGGGTGATGCTCACAACCAACTCCAAGCTCGTACACAAGGCGACCATGGAGGACATGGAGAAAGCTCTTGGGGATAAGGTCCTTCCAAGCAACGAGGCAATCAAGATGGTGCATGATGAGGCAAACAAAGGACAGCATCACCCAGCCAACAATTCTGCCTCCAGCGGTGGCCACCAACCGGTAACTCAGCTGCAACTTCTGAAGAACAATATAGAAGCTCTCCGTTCACGGGTGCCTTGTGCCTGTGCGGTGGCCGACGAGCTGGCTGCCATCCCCGgtggccgccgcgcgcgctgggGTCTCATCTCCGCCGTGTGGCTGGAGATGCTCTACTACATCGCGCCTCGTTGCGGAGGCGACTTCCATGCCGACCATCTCCGCACCGGAGGGGAGTTCGTCACGCATGTCCTGGTCCTCATGCATCAACTTGGGCCTTTCCTACCACCCCCAGGTGCTTAA
- the LOC112903408 gene encoding filament-like plant protein 3 isoform X1 — protein MDRRSWLWKRKSSDKSPGESDSSGSASSHSEPYFDDQEVKPVSSISSPNHSHSPEVSSRIMTDDETQEAEPAKSLNEKLLLATILNDSSPQNGQSPQPEVCQSPQPEVSPNVRDGDFQDSVKSLNEKVSPKIRDDDVQDSIKSLNEKLSAALLTINVKEDLVKQHTRVAEEAVAGWEQAEAEVASLKQLLETASQKNTSLEDQISHLDDALKECVRQLRQAREEQDKKIRDAVAKKSKELESEKSELQNHIAELSKQLEATKVEATTVHAQRDLQEKLQIVEKENKDLKVELLTLSKDLKILARERDLSNQAAETASKLHLESVKKITRVEAECLKLRYLTRRTSLTNDSRPIANSACMESQSDSQSDSGERMLVADNEAKNCDSWASALMAELDQFKNGSSGTGNLVNNPVEIDLMDDFLEMEKLAALPEVDCVGSSFGAETDSDQVVTRDQSSKVETESLLSQVADLHEKVEKIEVEKRELEMALADARDHLGTSCDALMVANNKLIDLQMQLDLANESKHAALGQAEQLDGERKDLALQLESKSAQVAELQLMVASLEEKVNRKELELQLEVISAEAADLRKTVVSLEEKIDAERTLLMKHKANADTAEACKESLEAQLQSANTEIGKLKGIVQILESEVQKEKASHEELEKQVETMKVESERSLSSVCSKESLEAQLQVVNSEVAKLHRTVNELEHDATKEKAYSSDLQMQLEAVEGIRKVLESELESSHQETMKLREKVSSLEVRLKDQTSLLVEFTAKSEDAVSRRKSMEGQLEAANLELTKLRNKVSLLQGKVEQEKLLSEEYEAKCRKLEAQLSRDSREAKLWHLANSNGDLKVKQEKELTGAAGKLAECQKTIANLGRQLKSLTDLDGVASDAENLEPRDTHLDFRDGDDDLLSADMADGLYEPGLPRRNGSCFSPIQLNPSSSPPSGSPVFSGSLASLSSYLSKTKK, from the exons ATGGATCGCCGGAGTTGGCTGTGGAAGCGCAAGTCGTCAGATAAGAGCCCTGGGGAGAGTGATAGCTCTGGTTCTGCGTCATCACACTCTGAGCCTTACTTCGATGATCAG GAAGTCAAACCTGTTTCCAGTATTTCTTCCCCAAATCATAGTCATTCACCTGAAGTTTCTTCAAGGATTATGACCGATGATGAGACTCAAGAAGCTGAACCAGCAAAATCATTGAATGAGAAGCTGTTGTTGGCAACTATCTTAAATGACTCTTCTCCACAGAATGGCCAGTCACCGCAGCCAGAGGTGTGCCAATCTCCACAGCCAGAGGTATCCCCAAATGTTCGAGATGGTGATTTTCAGGATTCTGTAAAGAGTTTGAATGAGAAAGTGTCCCCAAAAATTAGGGACGATGATGTCCAGGATTCTATAAAGAGTCTGAATGAGAAACTTTCTGCTGCTCTTTTGACTATCAATGTGAAAGAGGACTTGGTAAAGCAGCACACAAGAGTTGCAGAAGAGGCTGTTGCAG GTTGGGAACAAGCTGAAGCTGAAGTTGCTTCCCTGAAGCAATTACTTGAAACTGCATCTCAGAAGAACACCTCTCTGGAGGATCAGATCAGCCACCTAGATGATGCCCTTAAAGAATGTGTAAGGCAGCTTCGCCAGGCACGAGAAGAACAAGACAAGAAGATCCGTGATGCAGTTGCCAAGAAGTCTAAAGAATTGGAGTCTGAGAAGTCTGAGCTCCAGAACCATATTGCCGAACTGAGTAAGCAGCTGGAAGCCACCAAAGTAGAAGCTACTACCGTGCATGCCCAGCGTGATCTGCAGGAAAAGCTTCAAATAGTGGAGAAAGagaacaaagacctcaaggttGAGCTACTCACACTGTCGAAGGATCTGAAGATACTTGCACGGGAAAGGGACCTGAGCAACCAAGCAGCAGAGACAGCAAGCAAACTTCACCTGGAAAGTGTGAAAAAGATTACAAGAGTTGAGGCAGAATGCCTTAAGTTGCGTTATCTAACACGGAGAACGTCCTTGACCAATGATTCTAGGCCTATAGCCAATAGTGCTTGCATGGAATCTCAGAGCGACAGTCAGTCTGACAGTGGGGAGCGCATGCTAGTTGCTGACAATGAAGCGAAAAATTGTGATTCGTGGGCATCAGCTCTGATGGCTGAGCTTGACCAATTCAAGAATGGAAGCTCAGGCACAGGAAATCTTGTGAACAATCCTGTTGAGATTGACCTGATGGATGATTTCCTCGAGATGGAAAAGCTGGCTGCTTTGCCTGAAGTAGACTGCGTAGGCTCTAGCTTCGGGGCTGAAACTGATTCTGACCAGGTTGTAACTAGAGATCAATCATCAAAAGTTGAAACTGAGTCATTGCTGAGTCAGGTGGCAGATTTGCATGAAAAGGTTGAGAAGATTGAAGTTGAGAAAAGGGAGCTTGAAATGGCCCTTGCAGATGCCAGAGATCATCTTGGCACATCATGTGATGCTCTAATGGTGGCCAACAACAAGTTGATTGATCTGCAGATGCAGTTGGACTTGGCAAACGAGTCCAAACATGCTGCTTTGGGACAAGCGGAACAACTGGATGGTGAGAGGAAAGATTTGGCATTGCAATTGGAGTCCAAGTCTGCACAAGTTGCGGAGCTCCAGCTGATGGTGGCGTCACTGGAAGAAAAGGTAAACAGGAAGGAGTTGGAACTGCAGTTAGAGGTAATTTCTGCTGAGGCTGCAGATCTTCGCAAGACAGTGGTTTCCTTGGAAGAGAAGATTGACGCAGAGAGAACTCTTTTGATGAAGCACAAAGCAAATGCAGACACGGCAGAGGCATGTAAAGAATCATTAGAGGCACAACTGCAGTCTGCAAACACAGAGATTGGGAAACTGAAAGGGATTGTGCAAATTTTGGAGAGTGAGGTGCAGAAAGAGAAGGCATCTCATGAAGAACTTGAGAAACAGGTAGAGACCATGAAGGTTGAGTCAGAGAGATCACTTTCTTCAGTGTGTTCTAAAGAGTCATTAGAAGCGCAATTACAGGTAGTGAACTCAGAAGTTGCAAAACTGCACAGGACAGTGAATGAGTTGGAGCACGATGCTACAAAAGAGAAGGCATATTCTTCAGACCTCCAGATGCAACTAGAGGCAGTGGAAGGCATCAGGAAGGTGTTGGAGTCTGAACTTGAGTCTTCACACCAGGAGACCATGAAGCTCCGGGAGAAGGTTTCGTCATTGGAAGTAAGGCTTAAGGACCAGACCTCATTGCTTGTAGAATTTACAGCTAAATCAGAGGATGCAGTGTCCCGGAGAAAGTCAATGGAGGGTCAACTTGAAGCAGCAAATCTGGAACTCACAAAACTGAGAAACAAGGTGAGCCTGCTGCAAGGGAAGGTTGAGCAGGAGAAGCTTCTGTCAGAAGAGTATGAAGCCAAATGCCGCAAGCTGGAGGCTCAGCTGTCCAGGGACAGCCGAGAGGCGAAGCTTTGGCATCTTGCTAACTCAAACGGTGACCTGAAGGTCAAGCAG GAGAAAGAGCTAACTGGTGCTGCTGGGAAGCTCGCGGAGTGCCAAAAGACCATCGCTAACCTTGGTCGCCAGCTGAAATCACTAACTGATCTGGATGGTGTGGCGTCTGATGCTGAAAATCTGGAACCCAGGGACACACACCTTGACTTCAGGGATGGCGACGATGACCTGCTCTCTGCAGACATGGCTGATGGGTTGTACGAACCGGGTCTTCCAAGGAGGAATGGGAGCTGCTTTTCGCCGATTCAGCTGAATCCATCCTCGTCCCCACCCTCGGGATCCCCGGTGTTTTCGGGGAGTCTGGCGTCTCTTAGTAGCTACTTGAGCAAAACAAAAAAGTGA
- the LOC112903408 gene encoding filament-like plant protein isoform X2, which translates to MTDDETQEAEPAKSLNEKLLLATILNDSSPQNGQSPQPEVCQSPQPEVSPNVRDGDFQDSVKSLNEKVSPKIRDDDVQDSIKSLNEKLSAALLTINVKEDLVKQHTRVAEEAVAGWEQAEAEVASLKQLLETASQKNTSLEDQISHLDDALKECVRQLRQAREEQDKKIRDAVAKKSKELESEKSELQNHIAELSKQLEATKVEATTVHAQRDLQEKLQIVEKENKDLKVELLTLSKDLKILARERDLSNQAAETASKLHLESVKKITRVEAECLKLRYLTRRTSLTNDSRPIANSACMESQSDSQSDSGERMLVADNEAKNCDSWASALMAELDQFKNGSSGTGNLVNNPVEIDLMDDFLEMEKLAALPEVDCVGSSFGAETDSDQVVTRDQSSKVETESLLSQVADLHEKVEKIEVEKRELEMALADARDHLGTSCDALMVANNKLIDLQMQLDLANESKHAALGQAEQLDGERKDLALQLESKSAQVAELQLMVASLEEKVNRKELELQLEVISAEAADLRKTVVSLEEKIDAERTLLMKHKANADTAEACKESLEAQLQSANTEIGKLKGIVQILESEVQKEKASHEELEKQVETMKVESERSLSSVCSKESLEAQLQVVNSEVAKLHRTVNELEHDATKEKAYSSDLQMQLEAVEGIRKVLESELESSHQETMKLREKVSSLEVRLKDQTSLLVEFTAKSEDAVSRRKSMEGQLEAANLELTKLRNKVSLLQGKVEQEKLLSEEYEAKCRKLEAQLSRDSREAKLWHLANSNGDLKVKQEKELTGAAGKLAECQKTIANLGRQLKSLTDLDGVASDAENLEPRDTHLDFRDGDDDLLSADMADGLYEPGLPRRNGSCFSPIQLNPSSSPPSGSPVFSGSLASLSSYLSKTKK; encoded by the exons ATGACCGATGATGAGACTCAAGAAGCTGAACCAGCAAAATCATTGAATGAGAAGCTGTTGTTGGCAACTATCTTAAATGACTCTTCTCCACAGAATGGCCAGTCACCGCAGCCAGAGGTGTGCCAATCTCCACAGCCAGAGGTATCCCCAAATGTTCGAGATGGTGATTTTCAGGATTCTGTAAAGAGTTTGAATGAGAAAGTGTCCCCAAAAATTAGGGACGATGATGTCCAGGATTCTATAAAGAGTCTGAATGAGAAACTTTCTGCTGCTCTTTTGACTATCAATGTGAAAGAGGACTTGGTAAAGCAGCACACAAGAGTTGCAGAAGAGGCTGTTGCAG GTTGGGAACAAGCTGAAGCTGAAGTTGCTTCCCTGAAGCAATTACTTGAAACTGCATCTCAGAAGAACACCTCTCTGGAGGATCAGATCAGCCACCTAGATGATGCCCTTAAAGAATGTGTAAGGCAGCTTCGCCAGGCACGAGAAGAACAAGACAAGAAGATCCGTGATGCAGTTGCCAAGAAGTCTAAAGAATTGGAGTCTGAGAAGTCTGAGCTCCAGAACCATATTGCCGAACTGAGTAAGCAGCTGGAAGCCACCAAAGTAGAAGCTACTACCGTGCATGCCCAGCGTGATCTGCAGGAAAAGCTTCAAATAGTGGAGAAAGagaacaaagacctcaaggttGAGCTACTCACACTGTCGAAGGATCTGAAGATACTTGCACGGGAAAGGGACCTGAGCAACCAAGCAGCAGAGACAGCAAGCAAACTTCACCTGGAAAGTGTGAAAAAGATTACAAGAGTTGAGGCAGAATGCCTTAAGTTGCGTTATCTAACACGGAGAACGTCCTTGACCAATGATTCTAGGCCTATAGCCAATAGTGCTTGCATGGAATCTCAGAGCGACAGTCAGTCTGACAGTGGGGAGCGCATGCTAGTTGCTGACAATGAAGCGAAAAATTGTGATTCGTGGGCATCAGCTCTGATGGCTGAGCTTGACCAATTCAAGAATGGAAGCTCAGGCACAGGAAATCTTGTGAACAATCCTGTTGAGATTGACCTGATGGATGATTTCCTCGAGATGGAAAAGCTGGCTGCTTTGCCTGAAGTAGACTGCGTAGGCTCTAGCTTCGGGGCTGAAACTGATTCTGACCAGGTTGTAACTAGAGATCAATCATCAAAAGTTGAAACTGAGTCATTGCTGAGTCAGGTGGCAGATTTGCATGAAAAGGTTGAGAAGATTGAAGTTGAGAAAAGGGAGCTTGAAATGGCCCTTGCAGATGCCAGAGATCATCTTGGCACATCATGTGATGCTCTAATGGTGGCCAACAACAAGTTGATTGATCTGCAGATGCAGTTGGACTTGGCAAACGAGTCCAAACATGCTGCTTTGGGACAAGCGGAACAACTGGATGGTGAGAGGAAAGATTTGGCATTGCAATTGGAGTCCAAGTCTGCACAAGTTGCGGAGCTCCAGCTGATGGTGGCGTCACTGGAAGAAAAGGTAAACAGGAAGGAGTTGGAACTGCAGTTAGAGGTAATTTCTGCTGAGGCTGCAGATCTTCGCAAGACAGTGGTTTCCTTGGAAGAGAAGATTGACGCAGAGAGAACTCTTTTGATGAAGCACAAAGCAAATGCAGACACGGCAGAGGCATGTAAAGAATCATTAGAGGCACAACTGCAGTCTGCAAACACAGAGATTGGGAAACTGAAAGGGATTGTGCAAATTTTGGAGAGTGAGGTGCAGAAAGAGAAGGCATCTCATGAAGAACTTGAGAAACAGGTAGAGACCATGAAGGTTGAGTCAGAGAGATCACTTTCTTCAGTGTGTTCTAAAGAGTCATTAGAAGCGCAATTACAGGTAGTGAACTCAGAAGTTGCAAAACTGCACAGGACAGTGAATGAGTTGGAGCACGATGCTACAAAAGAGAAGGCATATTCTTCAGACCTCCAGATGCAACTAGAGGCAGTGGAAGGCATCAGGAAGGTGTTGGAGTCTGAACTTGAGTCTTCACACCAGGAGACCATGAAGCTCCGGGAGAAGGTTTCGTCATTGGAAGTAAGGCTTAAGGACCAGACCTCATTGCTTGTAGAATTTACAGCTAAATCAGAGGATGCAGTGTCCCGGAGAAAGTCAATGGAGGGTCAACTTGAAGCAGCAAATCTGGAACTCACAAAACTGAGAAACAAGGTGAGCCTGCTGCAAGGGAAGGTTGAGCAGGAGAAGCTTCTGTCAGAAGAGTATGAAGCCAAATGCCGCAAGCTGGAGGCTCAGCTGTCCAGGGACAGCCGAGAGGCGAAGCTTTGGCATCTTGCTAACTCAAACGGTGACCTGAAGGTCAAGCAG GAGAAAGAGCTAACTGGTGCTGCTGGGAAGCTCGCGGAGTGCCAAAAGACCATCGCTAACCTTGGTCGCCAGCTGAAATCACTAACTGATCTGGATGGTGTGGCGTCTGATGCTGAAAATCTGGAACCCAGGGACACACACCTTGACTTCAGGGATGGCGACGATGACCTGCTCTCTGCAGACATGGCTGATGGGTTGTACGAACCGGGTCTTCCAAGGAGGAATGGGAGCTGCTTTTCGCCGATTCAGCTGAATCCATCCTCGTCCCCACCCTCGGGATCCCCGGTGTTTTCGGGGAGTCTGGCGTCTCTTAGTAGCTACTTGAGCAAAACAAAAAAGTGA